In Methanocella paludicola SANAE, the sequence ACGCCGTGGTGCTCCTCCAGCTTAGGCCTGAGCGTGCCCAGCATGGCCAGCGCCTCTTCCCGGCAGGGCTCTTCGACGAGTATCGTCTCGAAACGCCTTTCAAGGGCGGGGTCGGCCTCGATGTGGCGGTGGTACTCGGCGATGGTGCTCGTCCCGATACACCGGAGTCCCCTTACGAGGTAGGGCTTGAGAATGTTCGAGGCGTCGAGCGCCGAGCCGTCGCTCCTTCCCGCGCCGACGACGGTGTGGATCTCGTCGATGAACAGTACGATGCCCGGGTCAGCGACTGCCTCGTCCAGGACGCCGGTCAGCCTCTCCTCCAGGTCTCCCCGGTACTTCGTGTTCGCCACCAGGGATGCCATGCTAAGCTGGATTATGCGCTTCCCTCCGAGCACGTGGGCATCCTTGCCCCGGGCGATGCGCATCGCGAGCGCCTCCACGACGGCCGTCTTTCCGACCCCGGCCTCCCCGATAAGCACCGGGTTATTCTTCGCCCGCCGCCCCAGCACCTGTATAAGCTGTAAAAGCTCCTTTTTTCGCTCCGAGAACGGGCCCAGCCTGCCGGCCATCGCTTCCCTCGTAAGGTCCCGGCCATGCTTTTCAAGGTATCCGCCATGCTTCAGCCCCAGCCAGTCGTTCACGGCGCTGGAGATCTCCTTCTTTTCCATGGAGCGCTGGAACTGCTTATCGCCGCCCTCCAGTATGGCTATCCACGCGTACGCGGGCTCCATCATATCTCTAAAATCGATGCCGGCGCCCGAGAGCGCCGCCTCGATGGCCGGGCCGGGGCACTCCAGGATGGCCGCCAGCAGGTGCAGGCTCGATATTTCGTTCCTGGCGTAGGAGAGCCCTCCCGCCCTCCGGAACAGCGCCTTGCACTCCTCGCTCCGGTGGAACACCCTGGGCTCCTGCGACTTATCAGCGCTTCCCAGCGCCTTCCTGACGCCGCGCCTGATCACAGCCGCCGGGGACGGCCTGTCGCACGCGCCCTCGAGCACGTTACGGATGGCGTCCATCTCAGCCTTGATAGGCCCGGGGTCCGCCGTGTCGACGGCCTTGTCCAGGCTCATGATGCCGATAAAGAGGTGCTCCTTCTCGATGACACGGCTCCTCGACCTGGAGGCCTCCTCCGCAGCGATGTCCCATGACCTGGATGCGCCCGCTGTCAGCCTTATCGTGTCCATAGTATCACTGCTTCTTATTGTTTAGTGCCCGCATGCATGCCTCGGCCACTTCGGAGGGAGTTCCCGATCGCTCGAGCGCGTTCCTGAACTTCCCCGCCGCGCCGGGCTCGCCAGGATTCAGGCGAAGCGCCGACATGTACTCGCTGATGGCGCCCTGTAGGTCTCCCATTTCATCCAGGGACAGCCCGAGCTGGTAGTGCGCCCGGGCGTTCATCGGGTCGATGCCCGTGGCGATGCGATATTCGTCCACGGCGTCGCCTATCCGTCCCGTGGCCCGGAGCGCGCTGGCCAGGTTGAAGTGCAGGACCGCGTCGTCCGGGCTCAACACTGCCGCCTTCCGGTATTCCTCGATGGCCCTGTCGAAGCAGCCCGATATCGCCAGCGCAAGGCCCAGGTTGATCCTCGCCTCCACGAATGCCGGCTTGAGCCGCAGCGCTTCCCGGTACTCCCCCATCGCGTCGCCAAGCTCTCCCCGGCAGGCGTATGATAGGCCCAGGTTGTGGTGAGCCATCGCGTACTCTGGCCTGGTGGCAAGAGCTTCCCTGTATTCCTGTATGGCGCCATCGGACTGGCCTTTCGCCATGAGGGCGGTGCCCAGGTTATTATGGGCGTCAGCCAGGCCCGGGTCGAGCCGCAGGGCTTCCCGGTACTCCCCTATGGCAGCGTCCACCTGCCCCCGGGCATCGTATGCGACTCCCATGTTGTTGTGGACCATGGCCAGGCCGGCGCCGTGCTGGCCGGCCAGCATGGGCTCTAATTTTAGCGCCTTACGGTATACCCATATGGCCTCGTCTAACAGCCCCACATTATACAGGGCCAGCCCGCGGTTATTGTAATCCCACGCGTCGGGCTCTATGCGGGAGGCGGGCGCCGGGGGCTCCATCCCGGACCGGGAGCGATAGAGGCGCTCCAGGTCAGCCCTGAGGGAACGAAAATCCCCGTACCTTTCTCCGGGCGATTTTTTCATGCACTTCCGGATGATGGGATACAGCCTGCTGTTTACTCGTGGCACCGGGGCCTTGCAGTGCATCCGCCGGTATTCGTCGATGCAGTCCGAGGCGAACGGGGCACGGCCTCCGGAGGCCATCTGGTAGAGGATGACGCCGAACCCGTAGATATCGCTCCGAAGGTCGCTCGTGCCGTCGAACTGCTCGGGCGCCATCCAGGGAAGCGTGCCCGCTATGGCGCTGCCGGGATATCCGTCCATATCGTATGAGCGTAGCGTCCCCTCCCAGAACCTGGCCAGCCCGAAGTCGGTGATCTTGAGCGTGCCGTCCTGCGATATCATGAGATTATCGGGCTTGATGTCCCGGTGGGGAGTGACGCCCTGGGAAGCGGCGTAGGCCATCCCGTCGCAGAACTGTATGGCCCACCCCAGAGACTGGATAAGAGGTATTGGGCCTTTAATGAAATGGGCGAGCGTGTTCCGCCCCATGCTATCGGGCTCAATATACTCCAGAACGATGAACAGGCGGTTATCGAGGGCCTCCACGCTGACGGCCTGGACGATGTTCGGGTGGGCGTCCAGCAGCACCCAGGCCAGCGCCTCGTGCTGAAAATTATTCTTGATACGGTCGGAGTAAAGGTATTTGTCCTGGAAGGTCTTCAGGGCGTACATCTGCCGGGCACGGCGGTCGTAGCACACGTACACGACGCCCATGCCGCTCTTCCCTTCGCCGCCCAGAACTTTATACACCACGTACTGGTCGCCTATCACCGAGCCCACCCCGATCTTCAGCTCGTCGGGAATGGCCGGCCGTGCTGTGCCTCCTTCGATCATAGAGCGCTCCAGCCTGCCCGGTACGTAAACGGTCTCCTCTCCGGCCTGCTCCGGCCTGTCGCCTAGCAATATATTACCCCAGAAGTAAAAGAAGAGCAATTAGAATAAAAAAGTTACTATAGGGATATTAAAAATAATTAAAAGAGCCGTGCGGGCTCATTTATCGAACTGCGTGGGCTTTGCGCCCCTTACGAGGGCCACTTTGCCCGTACGGACCATCTCCTTGATGCCGAAGGGCCTCATGAGCTCCTCCAGGGCGTTGATCTTGTCGGTGCTGCCCGTCACCTCGATGATTAGACTTTTAGCGCTCACGTCCACGATGCTGGCCCGGAAGATGTTCACGATCTGGATGATTTCGGCCCGAGCGGTGGGGTCGGCCGTTACCTTGAGTAGGGCCAGCTCCCGGTCGACGGACTCGAGGGGCGAGATGTCGACGACCTTGATGATGTCGATCAGCTTGTTCAACTGCTTCGTGACCTGCTCGATGACGTGCTCATCGCCATGGACTACGATGGTCATCCGGGAAATATCTGGATTCTCGGTCACGCCCACGGTGAGGCTGTCGATGTTATAGCCCCGCCGGCTGAACAGGCCGGAGACGTGGGTGAGCACGCCGGGCTTGTTGGCGACCAGCACCGAAAGGGTGTGGTAATTGTTGCCGTTGGCCATTACTTGAACCCCCTTTGCTCGACGAACTCGTTGATGGACGCGCCCGCGGGGACCATGGGGAAGACGTTCTCCTCCTTGGACACGCGGAAGTCAATGAAGACGGGCTTATCGCTCTTCATGGCCGACTTGATGGCGTCCTTCACGTCGCCCTGCTTTTCGACCCTTATTCCTACGGCATGATAGGCTTCCGCCAGTTTCACGAAGTCCGGCTGGCCGCTCATGTCCGTGTAGGAGTAGCGCCGGTTATAGAACAGCTCCTGCCACTGCCGGACCATGCCCAGGTACTCGTTGTTCAGGATGGCCACGCGCACCGGGATGTCGTTGCTCACGGCGGTCGCCAGCTCCTGAATGTTCATCTGGATGCTCCCGTCGCCGGCGATGTCCCAGACCTCATTGTCCGGGCAGCCGACCTTGGCGCCGATGGCCGCGGGGAGGCCGTAGCCCATGGTGCCCAGGCCGCCCGAGGATATGAACGTCCTGGGGCGCTTGCACTTGATGTAGTGGGCGGCCCACATCTGGTTCTGGCCCACCTCGGTGACGAATATGCCGTCTTTGACGAGCTCGTTGAGCCTCTCCACGATGCACTGGGGCTTCAGCTCGCTGCAGTCCTTATCGTAGTCGAGCGGGTACTCCTTCTTCCAGTGCTCGATCTTCTGGTTCCAGGCCGAGGACTTCGGGAGCTTTATTTTGAGGGTGGCGTTCAGCTTCTTGAGGACGGCCCTGGCGTCTCCCACGATGGGCACGTCCACCCGGACGTTCTTGCCCAGCTCCGCAGGGTCGACGTCGATGTGTATGACCCTGGCGTTCGGGGCGAAGCTCTCTAGCTTGCCCGTGACGCGGTCGTCGAACCGGGCGCCGATGGCTATGAGAAGATCGCAGTCGATGATGGCGTAATTGGCGTACCTCGTGCCATGCATGCCCAGCATGCCAAGCGACAGGGGGTGGTCTTCGGGGAAGACCCCTTTGCCCATGAGCGTCGTGGTCACCGGCGCCATGATGGTCTCCGCGAGCTGCCTGACCTCGTCGGCCGCGTTCGCCGCGATGGCGCCGCCGCCCACGTAGAGCACCGGCCTCTCCGCGCTCTCGATGAGCTGGCAGGCCTTCTTGATCTGGAGCGGGTGGCCCGCGTAGGTCGGCTTGTAGCTCTGGAGCTTGGCCTCCTTCGGGTACTCGAACTCCATCATGGCGGCCTGGACGTCCTTGGGGATGTCCACGAGGACGGGGCCCGGCCGGCCCGTTGAGGCGACGTGGAACGCCTCTTTGATCGTGAGTGGCAGCTCCTTTGCGTCCTTGATGAGGTAGTTGTGCTTCGTGATGGGAATGGTGATACCGGTGATGTCTGCCTCCTGGAAGGCATCGTTGCCGATGAGCCTCGTCGGCACCTGGCCAGTGATGGCCACCATCGGGATGGAGTCCATGTAAGCGGTAGCGATGCCCGTTACCAGGTTCGTGGCCCCCGGGCCGCTGGTGGCGAGGCATACGCCTACGCGCCCCGTGGCCCTGGCAAAGCCGTCTGCGGCGTGCGCCGCTGCTTGCTCATGCCTGACCAGTATATGGCGAATGCTCGAATCGTAGAGCTCGTCATACACGGGCAGGATCTGGCCGCCCGGATACCCGAAGATGGTATCCACGCCCTCGGCCTCGAGCGACTTTATCAGTGCCCTCGCGCCGGGGATCCTCTGGGGTGCGTTCGCGCTCACTTCTTGACCTCCTTTGTTGTGCATGGCTTGTAAGAAAATAGGGATATTAATAGTTTATCATTATTGTTCATATCAGACCCCGTGCCCTCACGGCTCCGCCGCTTTCTTTACGATGCCGTTCTTCTCTTCGATGAGGCGGTTCATCCCGTCGATGAACGCCTGGACCGAGGCCATGATGATATCGGGGCCGGCGCCGCGGGCGCTTATTACTCTGCCGTCCCGGGACATCTTGACCCACACCTCGACTAAAGCGTCCGTGCCTCCGGTGATCGCCTCGACTCGGTAGTCGTCAAGCTTTACGTCCGCTACTCCGGATATGGACCGCCTCAGGGCGTTGAGCGCCGCGTCCACGGGGCCCACGCCGACTCCGGATTCGACGACCTCCTGGCCGTCGATGGTCAGCTTGACGGAGGACGTCGGGGTCGCGTGGTTGCCCGACAGGATGGTGCAGTCAATGAGCTTAATTCTCGCCACGGTGTGGTTGCCCAGCACGCTGTCGGCGATGGACATCAGGTCCACGTCGGTGACGTGCTTGCCCATATCGCCCAGGCTCTTCACGCGCTTCGTGATCTCGTCGAGCTGGGGGCCGGTCGCGCTCAGCCCGAAGCCCTGGAGGGCCAGCTCCACGGTGGAGCGGCCGGCGTGCTTCCCGAGCATGATCTGCCGCTTTCTCCCGATCGTCTCGGGCGTGATGGGCTCGTAGGTGGCCGCGTTGGCCATCAGCCCGTGCACGTGGATGCCGGACTCGTGCATGAAGGCGTTGTCGCCCACCAGCGACTTGTTGGGTGCGACGGGGATGCCCATGAGCCGGCTGACCAGCCGCGACGCGGGATATAAATTCTCGAGGACGATGCGGGTGTTGACGCCGTATAGCGACTTGAGCACGATGGCGACCTCCTCGAGCGAGGTGTTGCCGGCCCTCTCGCCCACCCCGTTCATGGTCACGTGGGCCTGGCTCGCCCCGGCCCTGAGCGCCGCTACAGTGTTCGCAGTGGCCAGGCCGAAGTCGTCGTGGCAGTGGATGCTCACCGGGGCCTTTACGCCCGTAACGAGCTTTCGGAAGATATCGTACGTTCGCTCCGGGTTGAGGACGCCGACCGTGTCGCAGAAGCAGAGCCTGTCGGCGCCCGCCTCCACGCCCGCCCGGTAAACGTCCAGTACATAGTCCAGGTCGGCCCGGGAGGCGTCCTCGCCCGACAGTTCGACGATCAGCCCGTGCTTTTTCGCGTACTCGACCATGTCCACGGCAGTGCGCTTGACCTTCTCCCGGTCCTTCTTTAATTTCTGCGTGATGTGGAGGTCCGAGATGGGCACGACGAGGTGCACCGAGTCGACGTCGCAGTCGATGGCGTAGTCTATGTCGCTTTTGACGATGCGCGCAAAACTGCATATTTCAGCCTTCAGGCCTTCGCGGACGACGGCCCTGATGCCGTCGCGCTCCCCCTGAGAGGTGATGGCCGACCCGGCCTCGATAACGTCTACGCCGAGGGCGTCCAGATTTCGGGCGATCCAGACCTTTTTCTCCGGCTCCAGGCTGACGCCCGGGGTCTGCTCGCCGTCTCTCAACGTGGTGTCAAGGAACCTGACATCGGTGAATAAAAAGATCCCTTCTGTTTTCCATAGAAGATTCCTAAGTCGTAATCGCGCTCGTTATATTTTAACCTTTGGGTTTTTATTGGCCTGTAATCGTCGCCCAAAAGAAAGAAAATGAAAAAGAGTTAAGCCCCGTGCATGGGGAACCGTATGACGGCCTTTACACGCCCGGCCCTTTATATCTTCGGCGGCTTCGGGCCATCATCCTTCTTCTGGCCGCTCAGCCCCTCGCGCTCCCTGCGCTTGCGCTCCATCCACTCGTAAATGCCGATGGAGCCGGCGATGACCGCGATGAGCGACGAGACCGTGCCCACGCAGAGCGCGGGGTTATACATGAGTGAGACCCATGAGTCTATGGGATTTACCGTGGGGGTCGGCGTCGGCGTCGTTGTCGCCACGGATATCGACTTTATCCCGATGGCAGCGACCGTCGCGTCCCCGGTGATCTTGCCGTTCGTGGTCAGGGAGGCGGGCTGATACCCGCTGGCGCTGATGGTCATCGTGTACACGTCCGGGTACATTTTGGGAGAAGTAAAGGACCCGTCGCTTCCGGTCTTGACCGGCGGGTAGGTCTTTTCGTATGACACGGACCTGAACGTGATCGTTGCGCCCGATACCGCTTTGCCCGTGGACTCGTCAACCACGACGCCCGCAATGCTCGCGCTCTCCGGCGGAAGCGCGGAGGGTGTCGGGCTGGTGATGACCGCGATCGTCTTCGTGTACGAGTCGATGAGCGTCCCGTTCTCATAGGCTTCAAAGCCGAAGGTCACGACCTGGCCGTTCTGGGCCTCGATGGACGGCGTCGACACCGTCAACGACTCGTTGGCCCCGACCGAGATGGTCACGCTCTGCGAGCGTTCCTCAATCCAGGCGATGATGGTTATGGGCTTGCCAGTATTGGATACGGTAATGCTCTCGTGGTCAACGCTCCATCCTGCCGTGGCCGTGTTGAAGACCTTCCTCGGGGCAGGCGTCGGCACGGGAGTGGGGGTTACAGAGATGCCCGGCGTGGGCGTGATGCTCTGGTTGTCAGTGGAATTGTCGTGCCCGGCGGCGGAAGCCGAACCCATGCACGGTAATGAAATAACGATTAACAGGAGTAAGATCGTCGCAGTCTTGTAGAATTTGTGCACGTTGATCCCACCGACGCCCATCGAGCGTTTCTTTTCGCTCATAAGCATTTATTTGACTATATAGTTTTTCATTAGTAAAAATACGGAGTAAAAATAAGGAAGAAGCTCACTTTTTCTTGAGCTTCTTCATCATGTCCTCGACTTCCTTGTACCCCTTCTGGTACGACTCTTCCTCGTCGGGCTGAAGGTACTTCAGCAGCCTGAGGAACTCCCCGGCGTGGACGACCTCCTCCTCGGCGATGTCCTCCAGGACGGCCTTCGCCACTTTGTCGTCGGTCGAGTCGGCGAGCTGTCTATACAGTTGCACGGCCTCGTACTCGGCCGCGATGTCGAAGCGTATGGCCCTGACCAGCTCGTCCTTCGTCAGCTTTCTCGGGGCGTTCATGCCCGCGAATGGGTTTGCGAACTCTGGCATCTAAAAACACCTAAAATAATTATATATCTCGAAATATTTATTAGCGTTTCCTCAACTCTCTCAGGGTCTCGCGCTGCACCTGGACGATCATGTCGCTCAGGTACCCGAAAATGAATATCTGGACGCCGGTGATGGTGAGCAGCGCCGTGAGGATCGTGAGCGGAAGGTGGTTGATGCCCTTGAACCAGTCCCAGGTCACGTATGTGCCGACCGCGATGCCCGCGGCGACGAAGATGGCCCCCACGATGCTTAAGTAGAGCATGGGGTTGTACGTCTTGCCCAGCTTGTAGATGGTGTAGCCGATCTTGAAGCCGTCCTCGAGCGGGTTGAGCTTCGTCGGCGCCCCGGCGGCCCTGGCCCTGTACGAGATGGGCACCTCGAGCATCCTGAGGTCCTTCTTTATGCTTTCCACCGTGAGCTCGACCTCGATGCCGAATCCGGACTGGTTAAGGTCCATCCGCTTGATGGCCTTATTATCAAATGCCCTGTACCCGGTCAGAATGTCTTCAAGGCACACCTTATAGTCGATGTTGAACAGCTTGTTCAGCACCTTGTTCCCGAAAAGGTTCAGGCCCGTGAAGGCGCCTTTCTCGTAGTTCGCAAAGCGGTTGCCCATCACGTGATCGGCCTTGCCGGCGGCGATGGGCTCGATGAGCTTCTCCACCTCTTCGGGCAGGTACGTCCCGTCCCCGTCGATCATGACGGTGATGTCCCTGTCGATGAGCCCGAACGCCTGCTGCACCGCAGTCCCTTTCCCCTTGCCATCCTGGGAGATGACCCGGGCGCCGGCGGCCTTCGCCTCCGACACGGTATCGTCGGAGCTATTGCCGTCGATGACGAGCACGTCCTCGTAGCCAAGTGCCTTGAACCGGGCCACGAGGTCACGTATCGTCTTGCCCTCGTTCAGCGTGGGGATCAGTATGCACACATTGTCTTTCATACTAGCTTTACGTTATTTGTACGGTCGAGCCGCTCATGACGGCGCTCTCGGGCACGTCCACGGTCTTCGTGACGTTGCCCACGGTGATCATGTACTTGGTCTGGGGGAGAATGCCATACGAGTACCCGTCGCCCTTCATCTCCTCCGTCGAGTATGGCACGACGAACGAGTACGAGCCGTTATGCGCCACCGTGGACGCCGTATAATTGAACACGCGGCCGTAATCGGTCTTGAGGGTGAGCATGGCGGTGACGTTCGTGCCCTCCGGGGCGCTGCCCACTAAGGTGGCGCCGTCGACCTTCTCGAAGATCTTCACCCACTTGGCTGGCGGCCTGGCATCATAGCCATACATCGTGCCCAATGAGTCCGTCGATACGACAAAGTTACTGTACATCTGGTAGATGTCCGTGGCATTCTGCAGGTTATTGAACGACAGCGGGTTATTGTAGCCGACGTATCCCTGCTCGCGGTTGACCACCTTCAGGTTCACGTAGTACGGGCCCGCGGACTCGTACACGAGCCGGTAGTGGCTCATCTTATCCGCGTCGTGGTAGTACAGGCGGTTCATGGTGGATTTGTCCCACTTGCTCGTATCCGCCAGGATGGGCACGGTGTTGTTGTTCTGGTACATGGCGGTGCTATCCATGTAGATGAAGGTGCTGTTGGTCACGTACTCCCATCCGTCGGAATCGCCGATCCATTCCTGTATCGCCGGGAACTTGCCGGTCGCCATCTGGTTGTCGATGGCCACGTACCTGGAGCCCAGGGCGTCGAGCATCTTCACGCTCGTATCCTCGTCAATGGAGCAGAAGAACGGCGACGCTCCGGTGGTCCCGTTCTCCTCGGTGATGCCCGCCTGGAACGGGTTGGCGTTGGGTATGCGCTGGGCCACGTACTCGATCATGTGGCCGTAGTCCCACCAGCTCATGACGCCGTATGCGCTCGACGGATAATCGTATGTCTTCTTCAGCGGCGACTTATAGTACTGTCCGCTCGCATAATTGAAAGTGGAGCTTACGGTCGTGCCCTGGGGGTCGGGAGTGTGGTTCCTCATCCAGGTCAGGGCGTCGTACCACTCGTAGGCCATCCCTGACGACGCCGACTCGGCGGTCTGGAAGATGACGCCCTTGGAGTTCGCTCCCGTGGAGTCGCTCAGGGGCAGTGCGGGGTATACGGCGATAAGGCCGAATACCAGCACGATGAACACCAGCGCGAGGCTTGCGCCCATGTTCTTCTTCATGTAGCGCTGGAAGCCCTCCATGCTGTCGACCTTCTTCTTGAATCCGGCCAACAGGCCGTCCAGGTCGATGATCTGGAACATCTCGAACGCCAGGTACGCCGTCAGGAGGGCGGCGTTGACCGCGAAGTAGTATGTGAAGCGGTTCTGCGCCATGAGGGCCCAGGCCATCACGATGTTCCATATGAGGAACATGAGCTCCGCCGGGCGCTGGGTCCGGAATACCCGGACGATGAGCAGGAGCAGCCCCACGACCGCGGCCGGGAAGGCCCAGTAGTACATGGCCCATAGCGTGGCGAAGCTGACCTGGCCGGTGGACCGGTCGATGAACGTCGGGTAGGCTTCCTCGATCGTGAGCGTCCCTCCGCTGGGGATGAGCTGGGTCATGCTGTACTGGAGGATGCCGAAGAGGCCCGGAACGATGAGGTATACCAGGATGATGCCGATGGCGGCGATCCCGACGATGGCCACAGGGAACGCCCATTTCTCCGATTTGCTCTCCTTCAGGGCGCGGGCCACGCCATATTCGACGCACACGCCGGCGAAGGCGAATATGAACAGCAGGGGCTGCGTGAGCGAATAGTACACTGCCTGGAACGTCATGTTGGACACGGAGTAGGGCAGCACCATGAGCACCGGTATAAGGAAGACGAGGGCGGCCAGTATGACCAGGTAGTCAAGCGAGCGGCCCCTGTAGTTGTCTATGAACGCCTGTAGCGTGAAGTATACGAACAGGCCGAACGCGAGCAGGAGGGCGCCGATCCAGTTTAGCAGGTAGCAGCCCATGAATATGCCCGCAAGGGCGCCGTAGACCAGAGGCATCTTGAGCGAGCCCCAGTCCTTGTTCTTGATCTGCTCCAGGCTGAGTTTCGACGTTCTCGCGGCATCCAGGGCGTAGACGAGGCATGCGACGGTGCACGCCATGAACAGCACTTCCGCGATGTGGTGGTCGAAAGAGCCCAGCATTGACCGGTAGAAGAAGGCGCCGGGCATGAACGCGATGGCCAGGGCGCCGATGAGCCCCGCCGGCCTGCCGAACAGCTTCTTGCCGATGTAGTAGACCGGGATGATGACCAGGGTGCCCAGCACCGCCGGATAGTAGGCGGCCACGGCCTGGATGAGCGAATCGCCCGGGTTCCCCAGGCCTAAGATGAGAAGCAATGCCGCCGGTATGAGCTCGAAGAGCGGCCCGAAGTGGATGGTATTGCCGTAGGGGAAGTGGGTGAACGGGTCATATAATATCCTGAACGGGAAGTGCTCCAGCGTGTTATACAGCAGCCTCATGTGGTAGACGCCGTCGTCCGCGGCGATGTTGGCGTAGGTGGAGCCGTTGAGCCACCCCCAGTTGGTGAAAACCGCGGCGTGGACGGGCACGGTCCTGATGTAGAACATGACGCCCATTAAAATTATAATGGCTATAGTGAATATCGTGAAGTTTGACTTTATGAAGCCGACCGCCCTGTCGGCGAAGCTTGCCTGTTTTACCGGCTCCGGGGTTGCCAGCTCTGCCGTTTGCATGCCGTTTGTCGGTTTATCCGCCGGTACCGCCTGCTCGACGACAGGCTTCTGGGGGACCGCCTTTTCCTGCTCGGCGGCCTTTTGCGTTGATTTCAATGCCTTCTTCCCTTTCGATGGTTTTGCCATCCGCTCACCTTCCGTGGATAGATTATGGGGTGAATGAGCACCATTTTACATATACCTTTCGTACAATGAGGTTGACGTGCTTGTGCTCGCCGCTTTTTATGCTTAAAATATAGGTCGGGCCTCATCATTTAAACTTTATCGTGATATCGTCCAACCGGCCGCAGCGTGGAGATGAGGGCCCCGTATTTTTCCCTGATCGTGTCCCAGCCGCGCTTCGGAGGCTCGTACGGTCCCGGCTTTTCGGCGTACACCCGCACGAGGGCGTCCCTGATCGCGCCCACATCGCCGGGAGGCACGAACAACGTGCCCGCGTAGTCGGCCATGGATTCCTCGAGCCCTCCCACCTTTGACACGACGATGGGCTTGCCGAAGGCCATGGCAATGTGGGCGACGCCGCTCTGCGATGCCCTCAGGTATGGCAGCGACACCACGTCCGCCGCGTTGAAGTATAGCGGAATGGAATCGTCCGGGATATAGGAGTCCACGAGCGTGATGCGGTCCCGGTAGGGGCTGCTCGCGATGGCCTGCGTGACCGCCTCCCTGTCCTCCCATATCTCCCCGGCGATCAGGAGCCTGGAGCTGTTCGCGATATCGGCCGGCATGTCGCCGAAGGCCTTAATGAGGTTAGGTATGCCCTTGTAGGGGCGGATGAGCCCGAACGTCAGGATCACGTATTCGCTGTCCAGCCCGAGCTTTTGCCGGGCCTCTGCCTGCGGCACCTGCCTGTACTGGTCATACAGGCCGTGCGGGATGACCTGCACTTTCTCCTCGGGTATGCGGTACTTTGAGACGACGAGCTTTTTATCCGACTCGGAGTGGGTCACGTATTGCGCGGCCCTTCTCACCAGGAGCCGGCCCATGGCCCGGGAGTATAGCCTTATGGGCAGGATGGACTCCTCGAGCGGGTCGACGACCTCGTGGAACTCGAGCACGGTCTTCGCCCTGGTGGAAAAAAGGCTTATGATGAGATGCATGTGTGCTACCGATGAGGTCCACCACTGGAGGATGACCACGTCGGGGGCTTCTCGCTTTAAGAACTGGTACGCGCCATACCATGTCAGCGGGTTGTTGTAGTCCATGCCGTTGAAGACCTTTACATCGCTTCGGTAGTCCAGGTCGGAGAGGTCCTTGCCCACGTGCTTGCTCCCGGGGAACATGAACTTCGGCAATAGATCCCTGAAATTGACGACCGAGACGCCGTAGCCGTCGGCGAGCGAGTTCGCCAGGCGTATCGTATAATAGCTGATGCCGCTCAGGAACTTTTTCGAGGGACCCACGATGCAGATTTTGGTCATAGGCGCTTCAAAGGCGTCTATCCGCCCTGCCGATATAAATAACTTTATTACTTCGTCGAAGCGCCCGCCTCAAGAAAATATATTTATGGGCGCCGGGCAATGGTAAGCCAGTAGTTGAGGCATCGGATGAGGATAGCGCAGGTATGCCCGCGGTACAGGCCTTACATCGGAGGCGTCGAGACGCACGTGGAGGAGCTGAGCAGGCGCCTTGTACGCCTGGGGCACGAGGTCACGGTCATTTCGACGGACCCTTCGGGTAAGCTTCCGGCGTCCGAGGTCATCGATGGAGTGAAGGCCGTGCGTTTCCCCGCCTTCGCGCCGGGCGACGCATACTATCTTTCATCG encodes:
- a CDS encoding oligosaccharyl transferase, archaeosortase A system-associated yields the protein MAKPSKGKKALKSTQKAAEQEKAVPQKPVVEQAVPADKPTNGMQTAELATPEPVKQASFADRAVGFIKSNFTIFTIAIIILMGVMFYIRTVPVHAAVFTNWGWLNGSTYANIAADDGVYHMRLLYNTLEHFPFRILYDPFTHFPYGNTIHFGPLFELIPAALLLILGLGNPGDSLIQAVAAYYPAVLGTLVIIPVYYIGKKLFGRPAGLIGALAIAFMPGAFFYRSMLGSFDHHIAEVLFMACTVACLVYALDAARTSKLSLEQIKNKDWGSLKMPLVYGALAGIFMGCYLLNWIGALLLAFGLFVYFTLQAFIDNYRGRSLDYLVILAALVFLIPVLMVLPYSVSNMTFQAVYYSLTQPLLFIFAFAGVCVEYGVARALKESKSEKWAFPVAIVGIAAIGIILVYLIVPGLFGILQYSMTQLIPSGGTLTIEEAYPTFIDRSTGQVSFATLWAMYYWAFPAAVVGLLLLIVRVFRTQRPAELMFLIWNIVMAWALMAQNRFTYYFAVNAALLTAYLAFEMFQIIDLDGLLAGFKKKVDSMEGFQRYMKKNMGASLALVFIVLVFGLIAVYPALPLSDSTGANSKGVIFQTAESASSGMAYEWYDALTWMRNHTPDPQGTTVSSTFNYASGQYYKSPLKKTYDYPSSAYGVMSWWDYGHMIEYVAQRIPNANPFQAGITEENGTTGASPFFCSIDEDTSVKMLDALGSRYVAIDNQMATGKFPAIQEWIGDSDGWEYVTNSTFIYMDSTAMYQNNNTVPILADTSKWDKSTMNRLYYHDADKMSHYRLVYESAGPYYVNLKVVNREQGYVGYNNPLSFNNLQNATDIYQMYSNFVVSTDSLGTMYGYDARPPAKWVKIFEKVDGATLVGSAPEGTNVTAMLTLKTDYGRVFNYTASTVAHNGSYSFVVPYSTEEMKGDGYSYGILPQTKYMITVGNVTKTVDVPESAVMSGSTVQIT
- a CDS encoding glycosyltransferase translates to MTKICIVGPSKKFLSGISYYTIRLANSLADGYGVSVVNFRDLLPKFMFPGSKHVGKDLSDLDYRSDVKVFNGMDYNNPLTWYGAYQFLKREAPDVVILQWWTSSVAHMHLIISLFSTRAKTVLEFHEVVDPLEESILPIRLYSRAMGRLLVRRAAQYVTHSESDKKLVVSKYRIPEEKVQVIPHGLYDQYRQVPQAEARQKLGLDSEYVILTFGLIRPYKGIPNLIKAFGDMPADIANSSRLLIAGEIWEDREAVTQAIASSPYRDRITLVDSYIPDDSIPLYFNAADVVSLPYLRASQSGVAHIAMAFGKPIVVSKVGGLEESMADYAGTLFVPPGDVGAIRDALVRVYAEKPGPYEPPKRGWDTIREKYGALISTLRPVGRYHDKV